From the genome of Streptacidiphilus rugosus AM-16, one region includes:
- a CDS encoding acyl carrier protein, with the protein MTTLISTADDYLTLVREATGLDLDAEALHRDFDALPGWDSLHLLKLVSALERATGTRVPVGRVLEARSLDQIRQVAVAG; encoded by the coding sequence GTGACCACCCTGATCTCCACCGCCGACGACTACCTCACGCTGGTGCGTGAGGCCACCGGCCTCGACCTGGACGCGGAGGCGCTGCACCGCGACTTCGACGCGCTGCCCGGCTGGGACTCGCTGCACCTGCTCAAGCTCGTCTCCGCCCTGGAGCGGGCCACCGGCACGCGGGTGCCTGTGGGCCGGGTGCTGGAGGCCCGCAGCCTCGACCAGATCCGACAGGTGGCGGTGGCGGGATGA
- a CDS encoding type I polyketide synthase, protein MREIAIVGLDCRFPGAANARAYWELLMRSGDAVGQVPANRWDATEFRSSDGGEGSSNTDQGGFIDDPDAFDNEFFTISPREAAAMDPQQRLLLQTAWRALEDSGTAPASLAGSDTGVFVGIMGNEWAHRHLTDYDRITAQVGSGNGYCMTANRISYHLDLKGPSLAVDTACSSSLVAVHLACNALLAEECDTALAAGVNVTVSPALSIFYTQAGLSAPDGRCKPFSAQADGIGRGEGVGVVVLRRLEDALADGQQVYAVIRGTAVNQDGRSNGITAPNRWAQQAVLEAAYRRAKIDPAEVVFTEGHGTGTELGDMMETKALGALHSSRAHKPMALGSVKGNLGHTEGAAGIAGLIKVALSLHHRVVPASRFATRENPKLKLAEQGIKLLKAPLRLPSDSSVAGLSSFGMGGTNAHAVLASAPSQAVRPVAGGGAADEAASDGGVFTLSAVTPEALRRNLLVQAEELDRRRMPVARVCWSSNQVKTGHRIRFALPADDLGRLSAALRAAAADDDLLTRHANRPTGRPTTAFLFAGQGVQSPGMTMRLYRESPAYRRQLDRADAALRPHLGESVVELLRSEDPRVHRTGFAQPTLFAVGYALARTLQETGVEPAMLLGHSVGEYAAAVVAEALTLDQAAWLITTRGQLMDALPDGGGMLSVFAPEAEIAPLLVGEPLVGVAAVNGPRQTVLSGDLAALDRIALELGEADLEVRRLTVSHAFHSPLMEPMLADFAEAARGIGGVTRLPVYSTVRGRLLEPGEAMDADYWTEHISAGVRFADGAEALLAAGPTHAVEIGPRPVLGGLVRRLRPPAGLRNLHPLPTAESGRHDLAGLLAQLYQDGLNPRWEAFYSEEQRSQARLAPYAFSDAHRFWVAPATRHARTGLASAPAPTGFAPEGAGAQAERERGVVRLAPSRAAFSGRVAERVAEAIAAIGGYALDELSPQARLYEDLGFDSVTVMELKKDLEKALPEIGEVSVPELLPALGSLGELIGFYEQRSTAAVAAS, encoded by the coding sequence ATGAGAGAGATCGCGATAGTCGGCCTCGACTGCCGCTTCCCCGGCGCGGCCAACGCCCGCGCCTACTGGGAGCTGCTGATGCGCTCGGGCGACGCGGTCGGCCAGGTGCCGGCCAACCGCTGGGACGCGACCGAGTTCCGCTCCTCCGACGGCGGCGAGGGCTCGTCCAACACCGACCAGGGCGGCTTCATCGACGACCCGGACGCCTTCGACAACGAGTTCTTCACCATCTCGCCGCGCGAGGCGGCCGCCATGGACCCGCAGCAGCGGCTGCTTCTGCAGACCGCGTGGCGCGCCCTGGAGGACTCCGGCACCGCGCCCGCCTCCCTGGCGGGCTCCGACACCGGCGTCTTCGTCGGGATCATGGGCAACGAGTGGGCCCACCGTCACCTCACCGACTACGACCGGATCACCGCCCAGGTCGGCTCCGGCAACGGCTACTGCATGACCGCCAACCGGATCTCCTACCACCTCGACCTCAAGGGCCCGAGCCTGGCCGTGGACACGGCCTGCTCGTCCTCGCTGGTCGCGGTCCATCTGGCCTGCAACGCGCTGCTCGCGGAGGAGTGCGACACGGCACTCGCCGCGGGCGTCAACGTCACCGTCTCGCCCGCGCTCAGCATCTTCTACACCCAGGCGGGACTCTCCGCGCCGGACGGGCGCTGCAAGCCGTTCAGCGCCCAGGCCGACGGCATCGGCCGCGGCGAGGGCGTGGGCGTCGTGGTGCTGCGCCGGCTGGAGGACGCCCTGGCCGACGGCCAGCAGGTGTACGCGGTGATCCGCGGCACCGCGGTCAACCAGGACGGGCGCAGCAACGGCATCACCGCGCCCAACCGCTGGGCCCAGCAGGCCGTGCTGGAGGCCGCCTACCGGCGGGCCAAGATCGACCCCGCCGAGGTGGTCTTCACCGAGGGCCACGGCACCGGGACCGAGCTCGGCGACATGATGGAGACGAAGGCCCTGGGCGCGCTGCACTCCTCGCGGGCGCACAAGCCGATGGCGCTCGGCTCGGTCAAGGGCAACCTCGGGCACACCGAGGGCGCCGCCGGCATCGCCGGGCTGATCAAGGTCGCCCTGTCGCTCCATCACCGGGTGGTCCCCGCGAGCCGGTTCGCCACCAGGGAGAACCCGAAGCTGAAGCTGGCCGAGCAGGGGATCAAGCTGCTCAAGGCCCCGCTGCGGCTGCCGAGCGACAGCAGCGTCGCCGGACTGAGCAGCTTCGGCATGGGCGGCACCAACGCCCACGCGGTCCTCGCCTCGGCCCCGTCACAGGCCGTCCGGCCCGTCGCCGGCGGAGGAGCCGCGGACGAGGCGGCCTCGGACGGCGGCGTGTTCACCCTCAGCGCGGTGACCCCGGAGGCGCTGCGGCGCAACCTGCTGGTCCAGGCCGAGGAGTTGGACCGGCGCCGGATGCCGGTCGCCAGGGTCTGCTGGAGCAGCAACCAGGTGAAGACCGGTCACCGGATCCGCTTCGCGCTGCCCGCCGACGACCTGGGGCGGCTCTCCGCCGCCCTGCGCGCCGCCGCGGCCGACGACGACCTGCTCACCCGGCACGCCAACCGGCCCACCGGCCGGCCGACCACCGCCTTCCTCTTCGCCGGGCAGGGCGTCCAGTCGCCGGGCATGACCATGCGGCTGTACCGGGAGTCGCCCGCCTACCGGAGGCAGCTGGACCGTGCGGACGCGGCCCTCCGGCCGCACCTGGGCGAGTCGGTGGTGGAACTGCTCCGCTCCGAGGATCCGCGGGTGCACCGCACCGGCTTCGCCCAGCCGACCCTGTTCGCGGTCGGCTACGCGCTCGCCCGCACCCTGCAGGAGACGGGCGTCGAGCCCGCCATGCTGCTGGGCCACAGCGTGGGCGAGTACGCGGCGGCCGTCGTGGCCGAGGCGCTGACCCTCGACCAGGCCGCGTGGCTGATCACCACCCGGGGCCAGCTGATGGACGCGCTGCCGGACGGCGGCGGCATGCTCTCGGTCTTCGCGCCCGAGGCGGAGATCGCCCCGCTGCTCGTCGGCGAGCCGCTGGTCGGCGTCGCCGCGGTCAACGGGCCGCGCCAGACCGTGCTCTCCGGGGACCTGGCCGCGCTCGACCGGATCGCACTCGAACTGGGTGAGGCGGACCTGGAGGTCCGCAGGCTGACCGTCTCGCACGCGTTCCACTCGCCGCTGATGGAGCCGATGCTGGCCGACTTCGCCGAGGCGGCGCGCGGCATCGGCGGGGTGACCAGGCTGCCCGTCTACTCGACCGTGCGCGGTCGGCTGCTGGAGCCCGGCGAGGCGATGGACGCCGACTACTGGACGGAGCACATCTCCGCCGGTGTGCGCTTCGCCGACGGCGCGGAGGCGCTGTTGGCGGCAGGCCCCACCCACGCCGTGGAGATCGGGCCCCGTCCGGTGCTCGGCGGTCTGGTCCGCCGGCTGCGTCCGCCCGCGGGCCTGCGCAACCTGCACCCGCTGCCGACGGCCGAGTCCGGCCGCCACGACCTGGCGGGGCTGCTGGCCCAGCTGTACCAGGACGGCCTGAACCCCCGTTGGGAGGCCTTCTACTCCGAGGAGCAGCGCAGCCAGGCCCGTCTGGCCCCGTACGCGTTCTCCGACGCGCACCGCTTCTGGGTCGCGCCGGCCACCCGGCACGCCAGGACCGGGCTCGCGTCCGCGCCGGCGCCGACCGGCTTCGCCCCAGAGGGCGCCGGGGCCCAGGCCGAGCGGGAGCGGGGCGTCGTCCGCCTGGCCCCGAGCCGGGCCGCGTTCAGCGGCCGGGTGGCCGAGCGGGTCGCCGAGGCGATCGCCGCCATCGGCGGCTACGCGCTCGACGAACTCTCCCCGCAGGCACGGCTCTACGAGGACCTCGGCTTCGACTCGGTGACCGTGATGGAGCTGAAGAAGGACCTGGAGAAGGCACTTCCCGAGATCGGCGAGGTCTCCGTGCCGGAACTGCTGCCGGCGCTCGGCTCGCTCGGCGAGCTGATCGGCTTCTACGAGCAGCGCAGCACCGCAGCAGTCGCGGCCTCCTGA
- a CDS encoding 3-oxoacyl-ACP synthase III family protein, whose protein sequence is MTQTEDAFLVSLGTALPGDPVDNAQLAKTLGVSEEWIELFIGTKTRHFARDFATGEVRWNLADLAASAGERAMAAAGLDPSGIDFVVMGTATPDTLMPATVNHVTDLLGLDQIPTYQLQSGCAGAVQALDLARTLVTSTGATGLVIGGDVCSKHLDLRRDLASAAPSELVNYVLFGDGAGAAVLGPEPVGEAVALRRVLNRVTGLGRKPGQVIEWFGVADRDSDKQAINEDYKAIEESVPVMAGEILWELLGELGWSPEELNYLLPPQLSGVMTARIVADLDLPTAVEVSCVAETGNNGNALPFLQTERLLQQMASGQKALAVAVESSKWIKAGFALEKL, encoded by the coding sequence GTGACGCAGACCGAGGACGCATTCCTGGTCTCCCTGGGAACCGCCCTGCCGGGCGACCCCGTGGACAACGCCCAGCTGGCCAAGACGCTGGGAGTCAGCGAGGAGTGGATCGAGCTCTTCATCGGCACGAAGACCCGCCACTTCGCCCGCGACTTCGCCACCGGCGAGGTCCGGTGGAACCTCGCCGACCTGGCCGCGTCGGCGGGGGAGCGGGCGATGGCCGCGGCCGGGCTGGACCCGTCCGGCATCGACTTCGTGGTGATGGGCACCGCCACGCCCGACACCCTGATGCCGGCCACCGTGAACCACGTGACCGACCTGCTGGGACTGGACCAGATCCCCACCTACCAGCTGCAGTCCGGCTGCGCCGGGGCGGTGCAGGCGCTCGACCTGGCCCGCACCCTGGTCACCAGCACCGGCGCGACCGGCCTGGTGATCGGCGGCGACGTCTGCAGCAAGCACCTCGACCTGCGCCGCGACCTCGCCTCGGCCGCGCCGAGCGAGCTGGTCAACTACGTGCTGTTCGGCGACGGGGCGGGCGCGGCCGTGCTCGGCCCCGAGCCGGTCGGCGAGGCCGTCGCGCTGCGCCGGGTGCTGAACCGGGTGACCGGACTGGGCCGTAAGCCGGGCCAGGTCATCGAGTGGTTCGGCGTCGCCGACCGCGACAGCGACAAGCAGGCCATCAACGAGGACTACAAGGCCATCGAGGAGTCGGTGCCGGTGATGGCGGGGGAGATCCTCTGGGAGCTTCTCGGCGAACTCGGCTGGTCCCCGGAGGAGTTGAACTATCTGCTGCCGCCACAACTGTCGGGCGTGATGACCGCGAGGATCGTCGCCGACCTGGACCTGCCGACCGCCGTCGAGGTCTCCTGCGTCGCGGAGACGGGGAACAACGGCAACGCGCTGCCCTTCCTGCAGACCGAGCGGTTGCTGCAGCAGATGGCCAGCGGCCAGAAGGCGCTGGCCGTCGCGGTCGAGTCCAGCAAGTGGATCAAGGCGGGGTTCGCGCTGGAGAAGCTGTGA
- a CDS encoding 4'-phosphopantetheinyl transferase family protein, with amino-acid sequence MNASPHPATPATIGTPIRITGPEGPWQQIGADLALRGTTLVYARTEDWRPHEAAGPRLRRLLGRDWNRYLELARPDVRNRFASSRILLKFAAGAALQVPPDAVELGYRSTGRPYLRGNDALDISLSHTEGLILVGITSHGFVGVDVEDARREFYEQGLARHWCTQDELSFVAGLPPERRDPELVRLWTLKEAYSKAIGLGMQLRFTDFGFGLDGDRVTVHGVDHGTGPDEQGWTFATFPVGDDFTVTAAVYSAGFGPTTDTAAHSMLETTFVDAVVSVLGEDDADGSGIDPW; translated from the coding sequence ATGAACGCGTCGCCCCACCCAGCGACGCCGGCGACGATCGGCACGCCGATCCGGATCACCGGACCGGAAGGGCCCTGGCAGCAGATCGGAGCTGACCTGGCCCTGCGCGGCACCACGCTCGTCTACGCCCGCACCGAGGACTGGCGCCCCCACGAGGCCGCCGGTCCTCGGCTGCGGCGTCTGCTGGGCCGGGACTGGAACCGCTATCTGGAGCTGGCCAGGCCCGACGTGCGCAACCGCTTCGCCTCCTCCCGCATCCTGCTCAAGTTCGCGGCGGGCGCGGCGTTGCAGGTCCCGCCGGACGCGGTGGAACTCGGCTACCGCTCCACCGGCCGCCCCTACCTGCGCGGCAACGACGCCCTGGACATCAGCCTCAGTCACACCGAGGGGCTGATCCTGGTCGGCATCACCTCGCACGGCTTCGTGGGCGTCGACGTGGAGGACGCCCGCCGCGAGTTCTACGAGCAGGGGCTGGCCCGGCACTGGTGCACCCAGGACGAGCTCTCCTTCGTCGCCGGCCTGCCGCCCGAGCGGCGCGACCCCGAGCTGGTCCGGCTGTGGACGCTCAAGGAGGCGTACAGCAAGGCGATCGGTCTCGGCATGCAGCTCCGCTTCACCGACTTCGGCTTCGGCCTGGACGGGGACCGGGTCACCGTCCACGGAGTCGACCACGGAACGGGTCCCGACGAGCAGGGCTGGACCTTCGCCACATTCCCGGTCGGGGACGACTTCACCGTCACCGCGGCCGTCTACAGCGCGGGCTTCGGGCCCACGACGGACACCGCCGCCCACTCCATGCTGGAGACCACCTTCGTCGACGCCGTCGTCTCGGTGCTCGGCGAGGACGACGCGGACGGGAGCGGAATCGACCCATGGTGA
- a CDS encoding 2-oxo acid dehydrogenase subunit E2: MTAPPTGPAAAPRTEPVTGRRHTLYFLESADRQRPVFLDTEVDMGRVVAHRTASREAGRGYSYVSYVLHAVGRALAAHPEANAVMAPGWPSRWRGPRITRFTGGVTAKLALDRRLDGQRRVLSALLPGVDRADLDEIQLRLDRYRAADLGELPEFDGVRALGRLPVPVGRLAFARVLRDPRRREQVFGTVSVSSLGHGVVDGFHSAGGTALTVNLGRVLDRPVVRAGSLAVAPVMRLGLAFDHRVVDGALAAEVLGALKQNLEDFDERVAPPSDAGDDRHADPDHRTGRALAADRS, encoded by the coding sequence ATGACCGCGCCCCCGACCGGGCCGGCCGCCGCGCCCCGGACCGAGCCGGTCACCGGCCGCCGGCACACGCTCTACTTCCTGGAGTCCGCGGACCGGCAGCGCCCGGTCTTCCTGGACACCGAGGTGGACATGGGGCGGGTGGTGGCGCACCGCACCGCCTCCCGCGAGGCGGGTCGCGGCTACTCCTACGTCAGCTACGTGCTGCACGCGGTGGGCCGCGCGCTGGCCGCGCACCCCGAGGCCAACGCGGTGATGGCGCCGGGCTGGCCGAGTCGCTGGCGCGGCCCGCGGATCACCCGCTTCACCGGGGGCGTCACCGCGAAGCTCGCCCTGGACCGGCGGCTGGACGGGCAGCGCCGGGTGCTGTCGGCGCTGCTGCCGGGCGTGGACCGGGCGGACCTGGACGAGATCCAGCTGCGCCTGGACCGCTACCGCGCCGCCGACCTGGGCGAGTTGCCGGAGTTCGACGGGGTGCGGGCGCTGGGCCGGCTGCCCGTGCCCGTCGGCCGGCTGGCCTTCGCCCGCGTCCTGCGCGACCCGCGCCGACGCGAGCAGGTCTTCGGCACCGTCTCGGTCAGCTCCCTGGGCCACGGCGTCGTGGACGGCTTCCACTCGGCCGGCGGCACCGCACTGACCGTCAACCTGGGCCGGGTGCTCGACCGGCCGGTGGTGCGGGCGGGCAGCCTGGCCGTGGCTCCGGTCATGCGGCTCGGCCTCGCGTTCGACCACCGCGTCGTCGACGGCGCGCTCGCCGCCGAGGTGCTCGGTGCGCTCAAGCAGAATCTGGAGGACTTCGATGAACGCGTCGCCCCACCCAGCGACGCCGGCGACGATCGGCACGCCGATCCGGATCACCGGACCGGAAGGGCCCTGGCAGCAGATCGGAGCTGA
- a CDS encoding acyl carrier protein — protein sequence MTDIAARPAQHTAQSLGVWLVDRIAVYLKRTPDQIDPTVPLAEYGLDSVAALSLCGDIEEDFDLVLEPTVAWDYPTIEALATHLLEEFETQSGDGR from the coding sequence ATGACCGACATCGCCGCACGCCCCGCCCAGCACACCGCCCAGTCGCTCGGCGTCTGGCTGGTCGACCGCATCGCGGTCTACCTCAAGCGCACGCCGGACCAGATCGACCCGACCGTGCCGCTGGCCGAGTACGGCCTGGACTCCGTCGCCGCGCTCAGCCTCTGCGGCGACATCGAGGAGGACTTCGACCTCGTGCTGGAGCCGACCGTGGCCTGGGACTACCCGACCATCGAGGCGCTGGCGACCCACCTGCTGGAGGAGTTCGAGACCCAGTCGGGTGACGGCCGATGA
- a CDS encoding wax ester/triacylglycerol synthase domain-containing protein, with translation MAATTASLSALDMTFWSLESTRSPMHLGALLRFGPGGPADPAALATLLAGRAEQAPRLRQRVHVPWNPFDPPRWVEDPSFDALRHVRVHGLVGPGALERLTAELMAAPLARDRAPWELHLLTDGRPELGFDLLLKLHHAAADGLRAVEVAVRLLDRLGRGRALAEAVAPDAVGPDPADPADQGSAGAGQPLWSGVDRLVRRTVRSAGILADVATSVGTRLGQGRRPVVPAPYHGHLVGVPRKPLGSPLLLPATTPLRTSPSTSGEPGRPVVSLASLDLRELRQLRRTFGGTLHDMTLVVLAGALRRWFLELGYDPAARRTQVLVPVSHRPRAGEAELGNQLSGFLVTLPLAEADPLVRLHRIHEAMSAHKEKGPLRGAGAVATLPDLLPAGVQRFTGPLLRPSAALLFDALISDVPLPGLPFTLGGAPLAAVHPLAPLAHGHRVAVAVSRLRDKVHLGVHGLADAHHDPRGLTDAVHAELAELSALTAVAAAPGEGARPEAVARRRA, from the coding sequence GTGGCGGCCACGACCGCGAGTCTCAGCGCTCTGGACATGACGTTCTGGAGCCTGGAGTCCACCCGGTCCCCCATGCACCTGGGGGCGCTGCTCAGGTTCGGCCCCGGTGGCCCCGCCGACCCCGCCGCCCTGGCCACCCTGCTGGCCGGGCGCGCCGAGCAGGCGCCGCGCCTGCGGCAGCGGGTGCACGTGCCGTGGAACCCGTTCGACCCGCCGCGCTGGGTCGAGGACCCGTCCTTTGACGCGCTGCGGCACGTGCGCGTGCACGGACTGGTCGGTCCTGGTGCGCTGGAGCGGCTGACCGCCGAGCTGATGGCGGCGCCGCTGGCGCGGGACCGTGCACCCTGGGAGCTGCACCTGCTCACCGACGGGCGGCCGGAGCTGGGCTTCGACCTGCTGCTGAAACTGCATCACGCCGCCGCCGACGGACTGCGCGCGGTGGAGGTGGCGGTCAGACTGCTGGACCGCCTCGGCCGCGGCCGGGCGCTGGCCGAGGCGGTCGCCCCCGATGCCGTCGGCCCTGACCCCGCCGATCCCGCCGACCAGGGCTCCGCCGGGGCGGGGCAGCCGCTCTGGTCCGGGGTGGACCGGCTGGTGCGCCGCACCGTGCGCTCGGCGGGGATCCTGGCCGACGTCGCCACCAGTGTCGGCACCCGGCTGGGCCAGGGCAGACGCCCGGTCGTCCCCGCGCCCTACCACGGCCACCTCGTCGGCGTGCCGCGCAAGCCCCTGGGCAGCCCGCTGCTGCTGCCTGCCACGACGCCGCTGCGCACCTCGCCCTCGACCTCGGGGGAGCCCGGCCGGCCCGTCGTCTCGCTCGCCTCGCTGGACCTGCGCGAGCTCCGCCAACTGCGGCGCACCTTCGGCGGCACGCTCCACGACATGACCCTGGTCGTGCTCGCCGGCGCGCTGCGGCGCTGGTTCCTCGAACTCGGCTACGACCCGGCCGCCCGCCGTACCCAGGTGCTGGTGCCGGTGAGCCACCGGCCCAGGGCGGGGGAGGCCGAGCTGGGCAACCAGCTCTCCGGATTCCTGGTCACGCTGCCGCTCGCCGAAGCCGACCCGCTGGTCCGGCTGCACCGGATCCACGAGGCGATGTCGGCGCACAAGGAGAAGGGGCCGCTCCGCGGCGCGGGCGCGGTGGCCACCCTCCCCGACCTGCTGCCGGCCGGAGTGCAGCGCTTCACCGGCCCGCTGCTGCGGCCCTCGGCGGCGCTCCTCTTCGACGCCCTGATCAGCGACGTCCCGCTGCCGGGCCTGCCCTTCACGCTGGGTGGCGCCCCGCTCGCCGCGGTCCATCCGCTGGCGCCGCTGGCCCACGGCCACCGGGTGGCGGTCGCCGTCTCCCGCCTCAGGGACAAGGTGCACCTGGGCGTCCACGGGCTCGCCGACGCCCACCACGACCCGCGGGGCCTCACCGACGCCGTCCACGCCGAACTGGCCGAGCTGAGCGCCCTCACCGCCGTGGCCGCGGCGCCGGGCGAGGGGGCACGCCCCGAGGCCGTCGCGCGGCGGCGGGCTTGA